A portion of the bacterium genome contains these proteins:
- a CDS encoding O-antigen ligase family protein, with the protein MLSRVTWQFGVLSLALFFSFLLAKFGFWVFAFLLFAFGFLFCFLFFEKALFILAFLIPFEKTLALDIKGVTVRFSHLWLGLLFLVWILKMLLRQKFEIKNDRAFIYLGLYFLIALLSLQWVGNFQRGVEVLLFTLFTLFSFWFIFQLLVKKREYYFLFLKGLLWGSLVAAIFGIFQYFGDWLGLPLWLTGIGAGYTKAVLGFPRIRATFFEPLYWGSFIIIIWPLVYFQIYAKNRVWPKKRLKLLLLLMLINLILTVARSSYLAFIVQAFVIALVSFVKHFRVRKAYWLSIAGLLFFAFLFIVVNFPHLFPTKVQGLISHATSISDWSSRERLTTWESALKAFRKSPLKGIGIGQFGPYWAGYPHQTPKSGWQIVNNQPLELLAETGVFSFLFILLFYLALIFQQVSGLRAKEKLYGVLSWGYLISLLGLAVQWQFFSTLYIVYLFVFFALALVNSFYAQNKA; encoded by the coding sequence ATGTTAAGTAGAGTTACTTGGCAATTTGGGGTTTTATCTTTAGCTCTTTTTTTTAGTTTTCTTTTGGCAAAATTTGGTTTTTGGGTTTTTGCTTTTCTTTTGTTTGCCTTTGGTTTTTTGTTTTGTTTTCTTTTTTTTGAAAAGGCTCTTTTTATTCTTGCCTTTTTAATTCCTTTTGAAAAAACATTAGCTTTGGATATCAAGGGTGTTACTGTTAGGTTTTCTCACCTTTGGTTGGGACTTCTTTTTTTGGTTTGGATTCTAAAAATGCTTTTGCGCCAAAAATTTGAAATCAAGAACGACAGAGCTTTTATTTATTTAGGCTTGTACTTTTTAATAGCGCTTTTATCTTTACAGTGGGTTGGTAATTTTCAGAGAGGGGTAGAGGTTTTATTGTTTACTCTTTTCACTCTTTTTTCTTTTTGGTTTATTTTCCAACTCCTTGTTAAAAAAAGAGAGTATTATTTTTTGTTTCTTAAAGGATTGTTGTGGGGCAGTTTAGTGGCCGCTATATTTGGTATTTTTCAATATTTCGGTGATTGGTTAGGTTTGCCTTTATGGCTGACCGGGATTGGCGCTGGTTATACCAAAGCGGTTTTGGGTTTTCCTCGTATAAGAGCTACTTTTTTTGAGCCTCTTTATTGGGGAAGTTTTATAATTATTATTTGGCCATTAGTTTATTTTCAGATTTATGCCAAAAATCGGGTTTGGCCCAAAAAGAGATTAAAGCTTTTGCTTTTGCTTATGCTTATTAATCTCATTTTGACTGTGGCTCGCAGTTCTTATTTGGCTTTTATTGTGCAGGCTTTTGTTATTGCTTTGGTTTCTTTTGTCAAGCACTTTCGGGTGCGTAAGGCTTATTGGTTAAGCATTGCGGGGTTGTTGTTTTTCGCTTTTCTTTTTATTGTTGTTAATTTTCCCCACCTTTTCCCAACTAAAGTACAAGGTTTAATTTCTCATGCTACTTCAATTTCTGACTGGTCAAGCAGAGAGAGGCTTACTACCTGGGAGTCAGCTTTAAAAGCCTTTAGAAAATCTCCTTTAAAAGGCATAGGGATTGGTCAGTTTGGCCCCTATTGGGCTGGTTATCCGCATCAAACTCCGAAATCTGGCTGGCAGATAGTTAATAACCAGCCTTTAGAGCTTTTGGCAGAAACCGGAGTGTTTAGTTTTCTATTTATTCTCTTGTTTTACCTTGCTCTTATTTTTCAGCAGGTGTCAGGGTTAAGAGCTAAGGAAAAGCTTTATGGGGTTCTTAGTTGGGGATATTTGATTAGTCTTTTAGGTTTGGCGGTTCAATGGCAGTTTTTTTCCACTCTTTATATTGTCTATCTTTTTGTCTTTTTTGCTTTAGCTTTGGTTAATAGTTTTTATGCCCAAAACAAAGCCTAA